The Coffea arabica cultivar ET-39 chromosome 8e, Coffea Arabica ET-39 HiFi, whole genome shotgun sequence genome window below encodes:
- the LOC113704868 gene encoding putative ripening-related protein 1 — protein MPKEPKMRSITFPASLLLLLILLPNYSNVSEARPTKLGACRPSGTITGKTPPPGQCNQENDSDCCKAGEKYKTYKCSPSITPETRATLTINSFEKGGDGGGPSECDDNYHSNSIPIVALSTGWYDGGSRCFNNITVRYNGRSVQAMVVDECDSTMGCDDDHDYQPPCPNNIVDGSKAVWEALGISDPDDVGSIEITWSED, from the coding sequence ATGCCTAAAGAACCAAAAATGAGAAGCATTACTTTTCCAGCATCCCTTTTACTGCTCTTGATTCTCCTACCAAATTACTCCAATGTTTCAGAGGCTAGGCCTACCAAACTTGGGGCCTGTAGGCCAAGCGGGACAATAACAGGCAAAACACCCCCTCCAGGGCAAtgcaatcaagaaaatgattctGATTGCTGCAAGGCAGGCGAGAAGTACAAAACATACAAGTGTTCCCCTTCAATTACTCCAGAAACAAGAGCTACTCTTACTATAAATAGCTTTGAGAAGGGTGGAGATGGTGGCGGTCCATCAGAGTGTGATGACAACTACCACTCCAATAGCATACCGATCGTGGCTCTTTCGACTGGATGGTACGATGGAGGGAGCAGGTGCTTCAACAACATCACCGTTAGGTATAATGGTCGAAGTGTACAAGCCATGGTTGTCGATGAATGTGACTCGACTATGGGATGTGATGACGACCATGACTACCAGCCTCCATGTCCTAACAACATTGTTGATGGTTCAAAAGCTGTGTGGGAAGCCTTGGGTATTTCTGACCCTGATGATGTTGGCTCTATTGAAATCACTTGGTCCGAGGACTAA
- the LOC113703902 gene encoding serine/threonine-protein kinase AFC3-like isoform X1 produces MVGIEAEEKVEQSQQTRKRRRLTWDVAPSAEQPEAEEGENGRKRWALVRHVSPPRRDDDPEGHYVFSIGENLTPRYKILSRMGEGTFGRVLECWDREARNYVAIKVVRSIHKYREAAKIEVNVLQCLAKNDRGNSHCVQIRNWFDYRNHICIVFEKLGPSLYDFLKRTKYCALPVDLVREFARQLLESVAYMHDLRLIHTDLKPENILLVSSDFIKIPGCKTISDETNFRFLPKSSAIKLIDFGSTASDNQNHSYIVSTRHYRAPEVILGLGWSFPCDMWSIGCILVELCLGEALFQTHENLEHLAMMERVLGPLPEHMTRRANRGAEKYFKRSRLNWPEGAVSRESIRAVKKLDRLKNLISRHVEFSKSSFVDLLHALLKFDPSERLSARQALDHPFFKDPT; encoded by the exons ATGGTAGGTATTGAAGCCGAAGAAAAAGTGGAGCAGAGCCAACAAACGAGAAAACGACGCCGTCTCACCTGGGACGTAGCTCCTTCGGCAGAACAACCTGAG GCTGAAGAGGGAGAAAATGGGCGGAAGCGTTGGGCGTTGGTTCGCCACGTGTCTCCACCGAGGAGAGATGATGATCCAGAGGGGCATTATGTGTTTAGTATTGGGGAGAATTTGACTCCAAGAT ATAAAATACTCAGCAGGATGGGTGAAG GCACATTTGGCCGGGTTTTGGAATGTTGGGATCGTGAAGCACGAAATTATGTGGCTATAAAAGTAGTTCGCAGCATACACAAATACCGTGAAGCAGCAAAGATTGAAGTTAATGTACTTCAGTGTCTTGCTAAGAATGATAGAGGCAACTCACA TTGCGTGCAGATTCGAAATTGGTTTGATTATCGGAATCATATATGTATT GTGTTTGAGAAGCTTGGACCAAGTTTATATGATTTTCTAAAGAGAACTAAATACTGCGCACTTCCTGTGGATCTGGTTCGGGAATTTGCACGCCAGCTTTTGGAATCTGTAGCAT ATATGCATGATTTACGGCTAATTCACACTGACCTGAAGCCAGAAAATATACTTCTTGTGTCTTCTGATTTTATAAAGATCCCTGGCTGCAAG ACAATTTCAGATGAAACTAATTTCAGGTTCTTGCCAAAGTCAAGTGCTATTAAGCTGATTGATTTTGGTAGCACAGCATCTGATAATCAGAACCATAGCTACATTGTCTCCACGAGGCACTATAGAGCACCTGAGGTTATTTTAG GTCTTGGATGGAGTTTCCCTTGCGATATGTGGAGCATTGGCTGCATACttgttgaactttgtttg GGTGAAGCATTGTTCCAGACACATGAGAACTTGGAGCACTTGGCAATGATGGAGAGGGTATTAGGCCCTCTTCCAGAGCATATGACTAGAAGAGCAAA CCGAGGTGCAGAGAAATATTTCAAGCGATCACGGCTAAACTGGCCAGAAGGAGCAGTTTCAAGGGAAAGTATCCGAGCTGTTAAAAAACTGGATCGCCTAAAG AATCTCATATCACGGCATGTCGAATTCTCCAAATCCTCGTTTGTTGATTTGTTGCATGCATTGTTGAAGTTTGATCCATCTGAGCGTCTCAGTGCTCGACAAGCTCTTGATCATCCATTCTTTAAGGACCCAACTTAA
- the LOC113703902 gene encoding serine/threonine-protein kinase AFC3-like isoform X2, with the protein MVGIEAEEKVEQSQQTRKRRRLTWDVAPSAEQPEAEEGENGRKRWALVRHVSPPRRDDDPEGHYVFSIGENLTPRYKILSRMGEGTFGRVLECWDREARNYVAIKVVRSIHKYREAAKIEVNVLQCLAKNDRGNSHCVQIRNWFDYRNHICIVFEKLGPSLYDFLKRTKYCALPVDLVREFARQLLESVACLGWSFPCDMWSIGCILVELCLGEALFQTHENLEHLAMMERVLGPLPEHMTRRANRGAEKYFKRSRLNWPEGAVSRESIRAVKKLDRLKNLISRHVEFSKSSFVDLLHALLKFDPSERLSARQALDHPFFKDPT; encoded by the exons ATGGTAGGTATTGAAGCCGAAGAAAAAGTGGAGCAGAGCCAACAAACGAGAAAACGACGCCGTCTCACCTGGGACGTAGCTCCTTCGGCAGAACAACCTGAG GCTGAAGAGGGAGAAAATGGGCGGAAGCGTTGGGCGTTGGTTCGCCACGTGTCTCCACCGAGGAGAGATGATGATCCAGAGGGGCATTATGTGTTTAGTATTGGGGAGAATTTGACTCCAAGAT ATAAAATACTCAGCAGGATGGGTGAAG GCACATTTGGCCGGGTTTTGGAATGTTGGGATCGTGAAGCACGAAATTATGTGGCTATAAAAGTAGTTCGCAGCATACACAAATACCGTGAAGCAGCAAAGATTGAAGTTAATGTACTTCAGTGTCTTGCTAAGAATGATAGAGGCAACTCACA TTGCGTGCAGATTCGAAATTGGTTTGATTATCGGAATCATATATGTATT GTGTTTGAGAAGCTTGGACCAAGTTTATATGATTTTCTAAAGAGAACTAAATACTGCGCACTTCCTGTGGATCTGGTTCGGGAATTTGCACGCCAGCTTTTGGAATCTGTAGCAT GTCTTGGATGGAGTTTCCCTTGCGATATGTGGAGCATTGGCTGCATACttgttgaactttgtttg GGTGAAGCATTGTTCCAGACACATGAGAACTTGGAGCACTTGGCAATGATGGAGAGGGTATTAGGCCCTCTTCCAGAGCATATGACTAGAAGAGCAAA CCGAGGTGCAGAGAAATATTTCAAGCGATCACGGCTAAACTGGCCAGAAGGAGCAGTTTCAAGGGAAAGTATCCGAGCTGTTAAAAAACTGGATCGCCTAAAG AATCTCATATCACGGCATGTCGAATTCTCCAAATCCTCGTTTGTTGATTTGTTGCATGCATTGTTGAAGTTTGATCCATCTGAGCGTCTCAGTGCTCGACAAGCTCTTGATCATCCATTCTTTAAGGACCCAACTTAA
- the LOC113704382 gene encoding group 2 truncated hemoglobin 3-2-like isoform X2 codes for MQSLQEKAAEWSGVDAEDAFAIDGTNLYEKLGLQTFINLSTNFYERVYADEEEWFRSIFSKSKKEDAIQNQYEFFVQRMGGPPLYSQRKGHPALIGRHRPFPVTHRAAERWLNHMQQALDATSDIDLDSKTKMLNFFRHTAFFLVAGDELKNQNQAAPCKNCKHPGKHGAV; via the exons ATGCAGTCGCTGCAGGAGAAGGCGGCGGAATGGAGTGGGGTGGACGCTGAGGACGCCTTTGCTATCGACGGCACCAATCTTTATGAGAAGCTCGGCCTCCAGACTTTCATCAACCTCTCCACCAACTTCTATGAGAG GGTATATGCTGATGAGGAAGAGTGGTTTAGGTCAATATTTTCAAAGTCAAAGAAGGAAGATGCCATTCAAAATCAGTATGAGTTCTTTGTGCAAAGAATGGGAGGGCCTCCTCTTTACTCTCAGAGAAAAG GCCATCCTGCTTTGATTGGACGCCATCGTCCATTTCCAGTCACCCATCGAGCTGCTGAGAGGTGGTTAAACCACATGCAACAAGCCTTGGACGCAACTTCAGATATTGACTTGGATTCTAAGACTAAAATGCTGAACTTTTTCAG GCACACTGCATTCTTTCTCGTCGCTGGAGATGAGTTGAAGAATCAGAATCAAGCAGCTCCTTGCAAGAATTGCAAGCATCCAGGCAAACACGGTGCAGTGTAA
- the LOC113704382 gene encoding group 2 truncated hemoglobin 3-2-like isoform X3 yields the protein MQSLQEKAAEWSGVDAEDAFAIDGTNLYEKLGLQTFINLSTNFYEREQIGCRTGKIGTWIFYMVRVYADEEEWFRSIFSKSKKEDAIQNQYEFFVQRMGGPPLYSQRKGHPALIGRHRPFPVTHRAAERWLNHMQQALDATSDIDLDSKTKMLNFFR from the exons ATGCAGTCGCTGCAGGAGAAGGCGGCGGAATGGAGTGGGGTGGACGCTGAGGACGCCTTTGCTATCGACGGCACCAATCTTTATGAGAAGCTCGGCCTCCAGACTTTCATCAACCTCTCCACCAACTTCTATGAGAG GGAGCAGATCGGTTGCAGAACTGGTAAAATTGGAACTTGGATTTTCTATATGGTTAG GGTATATGCTGATGAGGAAGAGTGGTTTAGGTCAATATTTTCAAAGTCAAAGAAGGAAGATGCCATTCAAAATCAGTATGAGTTCTTTGTGCAAAGAATGGGAGGGCCTCCTCTTTACTCTCAGAGAAAAG GCCATCCTGCTTTGATTGGACGCCATCGTCCATTTCCAGTCACCCATCGAGCTGCTGAGAGGTGGTTAAACCACATGCAACAAGCCTTGGACGCAACTTCAGATATTGACTTGGATTCTAAGACTAAAATGCTGAACTTTTTCAG GTGA
- the LOC113704382 gene encoding group 2 truncated hemoglobin 3-2-like isoform X1, protein MQSLQEKAAEWSGVDAEDAFAIDGTNLYEKLGLQTFINLSTNFYEREQIGCRTGKIGTWIFYMVRVYADEEEWFRSIFSKSKKEDAIQNQYEFFVQRMGGPPLYSQRKGHPALIGRHRPFPVTHRAAERWLNHMQQALDATSDIDLDSKTKMLNFFRHTAFFLVAGDELKNQNQAAPCKNCKHPGKHGAV, encoded by the exons ATGCAGTCGCTGCAGGAGAAGGCGGCGGAATGGAGTGGGGTGGACGCTGAGGACGCCTTTGCTATCGACGGCACCAATCTTTATGAGAAGCTCGGCCTCCAGACTTTCATCAACCTCTCCACCAACTTCTATGAGAG GGAGCAGATCGGTTGCAGAACTGGTAAAATTGGAACTTGGATTTTCTATATGGTTAG GGTATATGCTGATGAGGAAGAGTGGTTTAGGTCAATATTTTCAAAGTCAAAGAAGGAAGATGCCATTCAAAATCAGTATGAGTTCTTTGTGCAAAGAATGGGAGGGCCTCCTCTTTACTCTCAGAGAAAAG GCCATCCTGCTTTGATTGGACGCCATCGTCCATTTCCAGTCACCCATCGAGCTGCTGAGAGGTGGTTAAACCACATGCAACAAGCCTTGGACGCAACTTCAGATATTGACTTGGATTCTAAGACTAAAATGCTGAACTTTTTCAG GCACACTGCATTCTTTCTCGTCGCTGGAGATGAGTTGAAGAATCAGAATCAAGCAGCTCCTTGCAAGAATTGCAAGCATCCAGGCAAACACGGTGCAGTGTAA
- the LOC113703240 gene encoding protein ALTERED PHOSPHATE STARVATION RESPONSE 1-like, whose amino-acid sequence MGCTQSRIDNEESVSRCKERRNLMKEAVSARNAFASAHSGYAVSLKNIGAALSDYAQGEAPPSATSAAAVGIEPTLEPPPRPPPPPGSPLPPPPPLPNFSPSPSPPLQRSVTMPEFSSSKLMRVKMKGIDEDEDEEEEFEEDDERNGSSLRPRNRRNAVEEIAPETAVRTPYTPPPPESKGMAWDYFFMVNNMPGSDLGEVEEEEYIMEEQNGNEGGRFSNVGGSDDFKTPEKVGIDRRGMETEEEVTPVVVVKEKQFMHSKTAPAGISGVGNGNIEKVVASSSGVDFLKILSDVDDHFLKASESAQEVSKMLEATRMHYHSNFADNRGHIDHAARVMRVITWNRSFRGVPNGDVVNNDPDAEEYETHATVLDKLLAWEKKLYEEVKTGEHMKLEYQRKVTLLSKLKKRGASIESLEKAKAAVSHLQTRYIVDMQSLDSTVSEVNDIRDKQLYPKLVALINGMTKMWESMWMHHQDQKNIATDLKLLDVTAAPRETSKHHHERTRQLLHHVEDLHSHLEKLMTNQKQYIHFLNSWLKQNLIPIESSLKEKISSPPRSQNPPIQPLLQIWHDHLEKLPDDAAKSAIHTFSEVVKRILVHQEEETKLKEKCEETRKEYLRKSQAFEDWYHKYMQRRTPHDDADPDRPEETNPNDPLAEKRFVVESLKKRLEEEMEAHQKHCIQVREKSLASLKIGLPDLFRAMSDYAEACLNAYGSLRSLAQSHKPNGVSS is encoded by the exons aTGGGTTGTACACAATCTAGAATAGACAATGAAGAATCAGTGTCAAGATGCAAAGAGCGGAGGAACCTTATGAAAGAGGCGGTTTCAGCTAGGAACGCTTTTGCTTCAGCACATTCCGGTTATGCcgtttctttgaagaacatcgGCGCCGCCTTGAGTGACTACGCACAAGGCGAAGCGCCACCATCCGCCACCTCGGCGGCAGCTGTCGGCATTGAGCCCACATTGGAGCCACCACCGaggcctcctcctcctcctgggTCCCCCCtaccccctcctcctcctctgccTAACTTTTCGCCTTCTCCATCGCCACCGCTCCAGCGGTCCGTGACCATGCCGGAATTTTCATCGTCGAAGCTGATGAGGGTGAAAATGAAGGGAATTGACGAGGATGAGGATGAAGAAGAGGAATTTGAGGAGGATGATGAGAGAAATGGTTCTTCATTGAGGCCTAGAAATAGGCGAAATGCGGTTGAAGAAATAGCTCCCGAGACCGCTGTAAGGACGCCTTATACGCCGCCCCCACCGGAGAGTAAAGGGATGGCTTGGGATTATTTCTTTATGGTGAATAATATGCCGGGTTCAGATTTGGGGGAAGTGGAGGAAGAGGAGTATATAATGGAGGAACAAAATGGGAATGAGGGTGGAAGATTTAGCAATGTGGGTGGCAGTGATGACTTCAAGACTCCAGAGAAGGTTGGAATTGATAGAAGAGGGATGGAGACGGAGGAAGAGGTGACCCCTGTGGTAGTAGTGAAGGAGAAGCAATTTATGCATTCGAAGACAGCGCCTGCAGGAATTAGTGGAGTAGGGAATGGTAATATTGAGAAAGTAGTAGCTAGTAGTAGTGGTGTTGATTTCTTGAAGATTCTGAGTGATGTTGATGATCATTTTCTCAAGGCTTCTGAGAGTGCACAAGAGGTTTCCAAAATGCTTGAGGCTACAAGAATGCATTATCATTCGAATTTTGCTGACAATCGAG GGCACATTGACCATGCTGCAAGAGTCATGCGAGTTATTACCTGGAACAGATCGTTCAGAGGTGTGCCAAATGGTGATGTTGTAAATAATGATCCTGATGCAGAAGAATACGAGACACACGCCACTGTTTTAGATAAGTTGCTAGCATGGGAGAAAAAGTTATACGAGGAAGTCAAG ACTGGTGAACATATGAAACTCGAATATCAGAGGAAAGTCACTCTCTTGAGCAAGCTTAAAAAACGTGGTGCAAGTATTGAATCACTGGAGAAAGCGAAGGCTGCTGTTAGTCATTTACAGACACGATATATAGTTGACATGCAGTCACTGGATTCAACGGTCTCAGAAGTGAATGATATCCGTGACAAGCAACTGTATCCAAAACTTGTTGCTCTCATTAATGG GATGACCAAGATGTGGGAATCAATGTGGATGCATCATCAAGATCAGAAGAACATTGCTACTGACCTCAAATTGCTTGATGTTACTGCTGCTCCCAGAGAGACGAGCAAACATCACCACGAGCGCACTCGCCAGCTTTTACATCATGTCGAAGACTTGCATTCACATCTGGAAAAGCTCATGACAAATCAGAAACAGTACATCCATTTCCTTAACAGCTGGTTGAAGCAAAATCTCATCCCAATTGAAAGCAGTTTGAAAGAGAAAATATCATCACCACCCAGATCCCAAAATCCTCCAATTCAACCCCTCCTTCAAATTTGGCATGACCATCTTGAGAAGCTTCCTGATGACGCCGCCAAATCTGCAATCCATACCTTTTCTGAGGTGGTCAAGAGAATCCTTGTTCATCAAGAGGAGGAAACGAAGCTCAAGGAAAAGTGCGAGGAAACGAGAAAAGAATATTTGCGTAAGAGCCAGGCTTTTGAAGACTGGTATCACAAGTACATGCAACGTAGAACTCCACATGATGATGCAGACCCCGATAGGCCTGAAGAAACTAATCCCAATGACCCTCTTGCCGAGAAGCGGTTTGTGGTGGAGAGCTTGAAAAAGAGGTTGGAAGAGGAAATGGAAGCTCACCAGAAGCACTGCATTCAAGTGAGGGAGAAGTCTTTAGCAAGTCTCAAAATCGGGTTGCCTGACCTTTTCAGAGCTATGTCAGATTATGCTGAGGCATGTTTAAATGCTTATGGTAGTTTGAGATCACTCGCACAGTCACACAAGCCAAATGGAGTTTCTTCATGA